A region of the Vigna unguiculata cultivar IT97K-499-35 chromosome 9, ASM411807v1, whole genome shotgun sequence genome:
CACTCTCGTCTTTCCCTTGAGTAAGAGACTCAGAAGACCCTACTTGTTGCTCTGATTTGGTCCCATTCCTTGGAAACAGTGTCATCTTCAAAGGGACAGCAAGCGGAGCCATGAGAAGGAGAACCATCACGGTCACCAAAGCATACGAAACAGCATCGCTGAAGGGGTAGATATTACCAAGTATGGTACTGACAAGAAGGTAAACACCCATGATCACACTGGAAACTTGGACAAACTGAAAATGGTAAGGCTCCGCAGGGTCATCACCGGTGGCCGGCGTACAGGGCCTAACGAGAAACATCATACTCAAGCAGATAGCAGGAATACCAAGGGCAAGAAACAGGAGAAACCTAGAAGAACTGTTATGAAGCAGAATGCTGTAAATCTCGGTCCAAACGGCAGCACTAAGCCCCCCATAACCTTTCAGAATCCCGGCGACAGAGCCTCTGCTAGCAGGGAAGTTTCTCATGTTGGTCACCAGAACCGCGGTGGTTAACCACGCAGTACTGTTTGCGGCAACAAGTAGACAAAACCATAGCTGCAACCATCACATATCAGTAAAAATTACAGTCGCTAAATTTTCGGCAAAAGAAGCCTGTccaagttttaaatttaattattttgatccCTGAAATTTTGTGACTAACAACATCAGAGACAATCAATTTAGAATAGAACCACTCTAACTGGATTAGTTATCTGAGCAATAGAAATGGAAGCAGAATGAAGAGTAAGTGAGAAATATTACGGACCAGTAAGAAAGGGATGGATGGAAGGGTCTGGGAGACGGCGAGGAAGATAACGCCGTAGCCGAGGAAGGCGGAGAGGGAGCCGACGAGGAGGATGAGCCAAGGGGGGAACTTGTTGCAGGCGATGCCGGGAAGGAGGCTGAAGTTTTCGCCGACGTCGACGGCCACACCGAGGAGCGTGACGTGGCGCTGGTCGAAACCCAGCACTGATTTCAAGGAGTGGGAGTACAGAGGGAAGGTGACGGTGTTCCCCGCCGCGATCTGAACCCAGACGGCGGCGCCCAGCCCCACCCACGGCGGCCGGCTCCCTCCCTTCTCCTTCAACATGGGGTAAGTAAAGCTATTGAATTCACGGTTTTAACACACCTGTTTTAGTTTTGGTGCATGATTGTGAAGGTGAgtgaaggaaagaaaaacacTTTTTGATGTTTGTGTGATTGTGATGTCGTTTTtatggagagagagagagaagggaaGAGATGCGATGTGGGAGAAAAGTGATTCCATTGAAAACCAGATTCACCTTAACTGGTTCTGTTTTGTGTTTCGGAGTTAGCGGTTACTGTCTCGGTCAGTGTCAAATATCAATATTGCCACCAACCAAGGTATATTATTCAACCTTCTTTACTTTTAGGAAAAATTTTCCCCATTACCATGTTTTTACATTGCATAATGTTGtaatatttatgaatgtttCAGAATGTGGATTAGAATAACGGTTATGTTAACCTTGTTTTCACGTGATCAAAACGGGAAGATTCAAACATTCAAACgaataaattataagaaaattcttatgatattaaaacaattattattatttgattttgcaCGTTATAGTTGTGCGGAAATGAAATTTATGTAGAGTTTGAGGTGGATTTGGAATGATTGTTGTTGTTGGCTTCTGTATGTTAAAGTGGGTATATAAAGAGAGTTAGTGTGTAGTATGAAACGTTGCgaaggaaaatttgaaaatttaggATTTAAAGAAAGTTTTGAGATAAGGTGAAAAAATAGACAAAGGGAGAAACTATTCTgagaaaaaagttaaatattttaaaatcgttgacatatatttttaaattttatttcatctggtaattttaaatattattttcaaatcttAAACAATAagttacaataaaatatatatggtttaaaaatttaatgatttaaaaatctaagcttataaaaaaatatagtaaaataataactttacgGCAGTTAAGTAAACTCCtagaaattaaaacatttatttcaattataatacactatcagaaagaaaaaaaaaacgctaCAAAAGCTTATCTTTTTTACCCTGATAATTAGTATTATGTATTTGTTTAAACATTGATGTTTAAActgttttattataaaatagtatCATAAATTAATACTTATAATATACACTcttattagaatttatttttgtattagtaatataaataatttttgtaatttatttttaataacatgAAATAatgtatttagaaaatataaattgttgaagaaaaaattatgtaattggATGTTTTCTAAGATTTCCTACTTGCCCTGGTGTTTTATAAGAAACACTATTTGTTCAAACTTTTGTGCCATTAACCAAACAGGAACACGTGAGCTGCACAAGAATCAATTTTGAGGAGCATTGATTCATGAACTACCTcgtcattataaaaaataatttttaaattatctaattGGATAAGATTTAAAAGAACAGttaatatttagttatttgcactaaattttaaataggaGTTAAAGTTCGCtcaataaacatttaaaattaaaatttaaaagtctaataaattttaatataatttaataaataattacattgttTTTCTATcgaattttagaatataaactGCACTTTATGCTAACAAActagtttttttaatagttttaagacatttaattataaaaatttcgATATTCATCACAAAACATACTTAACATAAAAAAAGGACATTCATGATATACTTATATATGATTGAGCTTCCCAAAAATAATCAAGTCATAGTATATATGAAAAAGAATATGAGCTAACATCaatgcaaaaaataattaagaaagagTTGTTTGATGAGAAAATCACCATTAAAGAGTATAAAATCACTTCTTTTGGTTACCAATGCAAGCTCCAAAAGAACTTCATCGTTAGAGTAAAAACCTAAGTCGCAGTAGCAACGTTTGTACGATGAGATTTGAGAAAGAAATGTTTGACATTGAACATATAGCAATCAGAGACGTAAAAAAATCTTTTCCATCTCACCACTATAAATCCAACGTAAATTTATGTTAGAATTATCCTAATTTAACTTTTACCGATCCAACGAAAAACATATTATactggtttttttttcttttatgtatattattttaagtaaaaCATAAACTAGGTGATATAGATCGTTAAAAAGggaatttaaatctaattcaattttaaaaaatcagcttgtaaaataagatttgtaactcatttgtatattataaaattatctttttataattaatgtgaaACTTCTAGatgatatttgttttaatttactaaaaacgtcaatttttgaaatttagaaactaaaatcGTGACATAAATACAgaaaatcaaaatcacaaattaAAAACTAGACAGAAACCAAAAATACATTATTGTGCTATTTTATACTCAATTATGAATTTAACACTAAAATgcaatttttgtcaaatttatagGCATTTCCCCTTCTTAAATATAAACATTTCcccaaatttatataatattcaaaCTCATGTTACTagtgattaattaattttgaggTAAATAAGAATAGGAACAAGTTATtcagtaaaaataaaaacaataaaacatacaaaataatagaGTTCTCTTCCTATGCATCAGCAAATAGAAAAGGGGTTATTAGCACactcaaaaaaaaattagaatatttttttaataaatatttaattaaaaatactcaaatttttataaaagacttaaactcaattaaattttaagttaatttaaacattataatattatttttttaatttgagttAAGATCAAGTTAACTTATTTTtggattatatattttgatatcactgtaagaaaactcttaaataattaattttaatgataaaaaattattagtcatTAATTTAGATGTCAATTTacaactaaaaaattaatagttactaaaatagtcaataTTACGAATCAAAacttataattggtctctaaatgagttactaattaattacaaattaatttagtaattaattattttggtagccaaaatctTGTATCTAAGATTTGTAGTGATTAATTTGTAAACTAATTATTTGGGTAGCCAAAACTTTGGTATCTAAATTTAAAGACCAATCTAGAGACCAATTGTaactttttattcaaaatattcacTATTTTAATGATCAATagcttttattttatgaattggtatctaaatttgtcactatagtaattaagaatttttacttactaaaattgattgttaatggGAGATTTTCTTGAAGTGTAACGAACTAAATTTTACACACACTTTACCTCCACTACTTCAGTCtcctttttttgtttatatatacaaaagttAACTTTCTTAATGATCAAAACTCCTCTAAAAATAAGTTGTCAACCGGTACAAGaggtgtaattttttttttcccttattCTTTGAACTAAAATTGAGAAGTGGTTGAGGCAAAGAGAGAGGgtataattaactaattaaggtatttaagaaaaaagagtAGAAGATAGTTAGGATGTTGAGTTGTGGGGTAAGTGAGAAGAAAGGTGATAGATGGAAGATGATTGGATTGGATGCAAATGGTGGATCATGCTCTCAAGGTCAAAGGAGCATGTCATGCcattgctttttctttttcttttcttttctttttttctttgctttggtgtcttatttattaattgattttttttcttctctcgtTTATTTCTTCCTTCTATGAgtatatatattcattaaatattatttaaattaaatatgttaaatatagtGAAATTCAGTATGAGTGATAACGGATAAATTGTAgtcttaaaaaataagaatagaaTTTGTAAATAGTTATTTAGTGGGGattgcttttcaaaatatgaaTGATACTTCTTGATTATTATATGtatctttaatattaaattaataataatatcatttttttattattgtaaattttactttttgaaaaaaatatttagaaaaatataaacgcGTATATACAAATATACCCAGATCTGAAAAAgacaaaacataaatttttattgttgaaacaaacataaatataatcatAACTTGATTagttttttgtcattttagtaATGGTTGTCTCACCATATCCAGATgatgataagataaaaagaaaGGCACTTTATTTTGGGATAGCAACATAAACACCACGCAATATGAGCACATTTTGCCAACACAGAGTTTGGTTTAGTGCAAGTGTGATTGATTCTACTTCAAATAGGAAAAGGACTTAAACAATTCAAACACTATACAAAAATAACTGAAAAATTAGCAGAAGATTACCTAGAGGTTGATAAagatgttaaattaattattatattataatatttgatatcaGTATTTTAAACTAGTTTAGAAATATAATGTTAGATTCGTAATCGCGGTGACAATTTGGACTTGGCTCGGTAAACCAGCCCGCAGATCGCCAAAAAATATGGGACGGTTAAAGATATTAAGTCAGCTAATTCACAAAAGTCTGACCCAAATAATCTATAATTTGTGATTTCCATAGAAAAAATCTTGtatttgtgtatattaattactttcatTTTCGACTCCTACATGACCGTTCCACATTATGACTGGATAACACAAgtgttatgtatttttgaatgtaataaaatttgaaaaatacatcaaaatatgattatgaatatgatgaaaatagtaaattatcaatttatcattaaaCTTTCTAAAGTCTTAGCttaattttgtgattttgttaaaaattttcaatttgttgaacattaaaaactttatcaccagaaatttaaataaaaaaagcgGGTTGGTCCGTGGATCAGAACTTATCAAGATGAACCAGATTTTTCAACTTGCATTTTCAATACGGGATGGACCAGTCCAACCCGTATTTTGTGAACCAAGTACAGGACAGACTTAAACGGACATGACTGATCCACATTGTCATCCTTAGTTCGCAACCATCacaataataagataaaaaaaatatttttattaatattagaaGATTTTATACACATACAATCTTATAAGATATGGTGTATTAATATCTATTCACGTAACAGtctctatatattatatatagatcATAGTTTAATGGAATAATAGAAAATCATTAagaaacttaattataaaaatcaataaaggTTTACTGAATTATTCAACAAATTGTTCACTGAACGTGATTTAGTGCCAATAAGCACAACCttgacaataaaataaataaatttcaaatcttaAAGATTatctatttaatattaaataaaaaaattaaaataaataaatgttaaatcaaaatattaaaaagtagtATTTTCGtctttagaaattaaaattatatatatatatatatatataaaattaatttttagggatacattatttttttttaatttgaagaacaaAAATCTGTAGCtaagaatataattaaaccttaaaaaatattatgtataaaaaaatctatTCAAAAAACCTTAATtgcaaaatgaataaaaatttcatcTCTCTTTGTCCATCACTAAAATAGGGTAAAGTAGagctttatttatatattattaattatggcattaaattagttattattgatataattaacttatttataaaataagaccCCATCAATTGAATACCagcaataaaattgaaaaaaagaaaccTAAGAGGTTGTTACCAGCTACCGACACTTTTTGACTTAATGCTATTTATTTACGTTACGGCACGActctatttttgttaaaataaaataaaatattacaaaccATGTATTTTTATGAGTATAATAGGTCTGTTTCTTGATTATATGGTCGATTAATCATAATCTTTGAAGTAACTTAGAAATACTaggaattattataaatattaataaatttaccatgcataacaatttataattatataataatttaaacaatatatattgtcatgtattattcatttatattttaggtgtgaacTCTTATGTATTTTAAGTATGGAGTTCCCctgtaattttataaatatctaataaataatttcaatatcattaccttttttttttcatcatatctACTGTATATGTAGAAAcagtaaaatgaaaataatattaatatagtttataagacaattttgaaagaaaaaaaaatgtaaaataatacggtatttttttattatattgtatatcataattattatcttttgaaattcattcacttcttgaattcaaatttataatattttgaaactaTACTTTTGTTAGTCTATACTTTTGgtacaataatttatatataaacacaaGTTTATTAGCATATTTAGACGTATGTAATCTTTTTAGGTAGCCATAAATATGAGGCAAACTCTTAAACAAACCTTTTGTTTTTATCACTCTTAGGCAAGTTTTTATAAGAGGTTGATGAAGTTGTTGAAAGGGCACTATCTTCCTGCACTTCCATAATTTATTCATGAATCTCtttatacttaaattttataatttttttaattttatattttgaaatatataatttaaaatataaaaaaaatatattttaaattatacattttaaaatatattcacaattatatatttcaaattataaaaattaaaagaatgcaTTTTGAACTGTATAATTTAGagagtattttttatttgacattctataattaaaagaaaataccacGTTGAAGAAAATGTGGAGGAAGAAGACTAAACCTAAGGAGAAAAAGGCCCTATATCAAGTATAAATGGACTGGGCTTCGGCCATACTAGGCTCAGTCTGTGAAGTTTAATCTATGACCCAGTGTATTTCCTTCATTGCTAATtctactattattttttctccttgaacctttatttttttttatttcatatttttctccatgtaaaatttatattattttatttatttttctagatttaaataatttaatgttaagACTTAAATACAATAGGAGAatctaacaaaaataaaataaaaacaaaaactagttCACTAGGTGTCAgagtttaaaatttaagtacTCAAGAGTGagttctaaatttatatttaaattgatcacAAATACCacaaatttaaagatcaattttttGGATAGCTAAAACTTCAGTAGTTAAtgttaatgatcaatttagagatcaattcattataataaccaatttagaaactattttaatta
Encoded here:
- the LOC114163790 gene encoding protein NUCLEAR FUSION DEFECTIVE 4-like, producing MLKEKGGSRPPWVGLGAAVWVQIAAGNTVTFPLYSHSLKSVLGFDQRHVTLLGVAVDVGENFSLLPGIACNKFPPWLILLVGSLSAFLGYGVIFLAVSQTLPSIPFLLLWFCLLVAANSTAWLTTAVLVTNMRNFPASRGSVAGILKGYGGLSAAVWTEIYSILLHNSSSRFLLFLALGIPAICLSMMFLVRPCTPATGDDPAEPYHFQFVQVSSVIMGVYLLVSTILGNIYPFSDAVSYALVTVMVLLLMAPLAVPLKMTLFPRNGTKSEQQVGSSESLTQGKDESAAPLLASSSAAALGSFNDQDDSPEVSELLALGEGAVKQKKRRPKRGEDFKLTEAIVKADFWLLFLVYFVGVGTGVTVLNNLAQIGIARGEEDTTTLLSIFSFCNFLGRLGGGVVSEHFVRTRTVPRTVWMSCTQIIMLIVYLLFAYAVSGTLYAAVAFLGVCYGVQISVIIPTVSEVFGLKHYGVLSSVMGLGNPIGAVLFSVLLAGNIYDSEAAKQHGIGLLDSGVSCLGPNCFKLTFLILAGVCAVGIILSIIVTLRIRPVYRMLYAGGSFRLPQTSSSH